The DNA window catctcgttggtccgcgaagttgttcactaaagcagttcgaatgccttgccagtcggatggaatcccattagaattaattaagcgagcagcagagcctgttactttgttaagaattccgttgagaagagcacacctacttaattcactactactatcactacaaaactgtcctaccaattgatcacataattttaaaaatctagtaagtacatttgggttcccgtcgaactcgggtaccaaccttaaggctttataaatggtgtctaactcagacatttccgtttgttcttctatactacttaaactaatatctcttctattatctacgaaagtttgcctactactaataactatcctaggttccttcgattttcttaaatgaaaaatcttggcaaattttattaacacacaggttagttaggctaggattgagcaaccactaaaaagaatctagtgtactcacatgaacatgtttcggtctctctgcgttatcgatgtctggatacctctcgtgcagcactactcgtagattcggatgctacggatgcagcagctagacaagctacggcggggcttcacgcgattacggaaatcttctacgcgaaacgttccgcgagcatcctaccgactgcgccaattacgtagggctgccgttgaggatgcagaatgaaaccgaacgaatttaacttatacgtttatttaaataatttaatttaacaattaattatttctaatttataatatacgtgacagtctgttcgatgttagaacaaaaagtgaagttctgtagtctgaattacatatttatatacgaaatcggtaaatcactgaatggtccccacggtatggtgattcttggtagcgctcgatgttcgggaggtcttgcgaaacaaagcagcgacgctggcaacaggtggtagcttcaaggaatgcatggtgtgattatttctcacggtatggtaattcttggtagcgctcgatgttcgggaggtcttgcgattatttcttaacatattAGATAAAAGAATACCTATAAAATAAGTCCtactaagaaaatatataatttgtaaattatttttttctatagttATTGAATACCAagaaatttgtgttttattcgAATTAACTTAAAGCTCATTTTAGCTTTACCCTTGtcatattcgaaatttaaaaaaaaacacttctaaCTCTGCATGCAATAATAGTCCGTATTAAGTACATGTTTTATTAGATCAATTATGCgtctcaaattatcaaaataatcgtattaatttaaaagtcgaATGGTCAGCGAATGAAcctatttatataatctgtggaaGTTcgcttgaattatttaaatttgagatGTGAGTAAACTACTAAATAGTGAGAAAAACAAACGATGTATTtggaataaatgtttttttaattgttattgaaaatgtaagttttaaattttgcttgTAACTAAAGTGTGTGATTTggagtttaaataaattaaatcaatgtatTTTACTAACTAAGAAAAATGCTGTGtattcaagatttaaaaaaaagtattaatctgtataaattatttctttcgattttaaagaaaaaaaaacaaacttttttaagcgcattattagataataataaaaaacaatgacaGTACATATTCTTGGTGTTTTATTGAATTCCTTTATTACTTAAGCTGACGCACCGACTGTACCaagaatacatataataaaattagaatgtctatttttatatttaaaattacaattttgtctgtctgtctgtttgttccggctaatctttcaGTGCTTTTTGTAAGTCCTTTTGGATAGCTCCCACCCACACACAGtacttgtattgttgtgttccagtttgaagggtcagtAAGCCAGTgcgactacaggcacaagggacataacatcttagctcccaaggtaggtgacgcattggcgatataaggaatggttaatacaacaacaacaacagcctgtaaattcccactgctgggataaattcctcctcttcctttaagaagaaggtttggaacatattcctccacgctgtttcaatgcgggttagtggaatacgcatgtggcagaacttcaatgaaatttgtcacatgcaggtttcctcacgatgttttccttcaccgctgagcacgagatgaattataaagacaaattaagcacatgaatcagcggtatttgcctgggtttgaacctgcaatcatcggttaagatgcacgcggtctaaccaccAGGTCATCTGGActggttaataattcttaacttaatgtaataattgtttatgaGCCTTGGTGACCACTACgtatattaaatgcttaaaacaaaatacataaacaGTATCACATTAAAATATGCTTTTGTGTATCATTACAGTGTGACTCTGACTAACCGAGGTACGAATGGTACAACACATTAAAAAGCTGTATTGAGTAGGTTGTGTGAAAGGAAAGAATGTCCTGGTGCGTCAGTTACTGGAGGATCCCAGTATATATTCTTGGCCCATATATCTtcctcatttaaatataaatgacttgccatATATTTGTGTGTTTTATAGTGTATTTGAGGTATTTCTACAATAAAATCCTATAATCGTCTACATGGAGGTGTAGCAATCGACATTTGTACGATTTCTGTTCtgcacatacatttttttatggtataagttggcggacgagcatatgtgccacccatagacaatgacgctgcaagaaatattaactattccttacatcgtcaatgtgccaccaaccttggggaactaagatgttatgtcccttgtgcctttagttacactggctcactcacccttcaaaccggaacacaacaatactgagtactgttatttggtggtagaataaccggtaagtgggtggtacctacccagacgggcttgcacaaagccctaccaccaagtatataattataacttaagcCGAGAAGATTCAGTGAGacatcaatttaaaaagtaaaatcattACTGTTACCtgtcaatttatatttgatCGTGTTGTATACAAATAGATTAAAGATGTAATCTGTAATTATGACGTGCGTACTGATAACAACAGGAATAAGCATGTATAAACTTGTAACTATTATTACCAGATTAGACAGGATTAATAACTCTTTTATGGTAACAACGTATACTATAAAAGATTTGACAACAGATTTCTagaaaaatgattataataaatataaataatatatatatatatgagacaacatcacatacattactcagatcccaaagtaagtcgctaaagcacttgttatgGAAACTCAGAAGTAACGTCGGTACCATAAACaaccaaacccaagacaacatagaaacctaataataatctacattgactcggccgggaatcgaacccgggacctcggagtggcgtacccattgaaaatcggtgtacacaccactcgaccacggaggtcgtcagaaaTGATGGATTTAGTTTGAGAAAAAAGCTTCATAAATTTTGCCAGACTCGGTAAAATCTTCAACATGtatgtaacatttaatttttctgttaattgattgatttatacTATGAATTACAAAATAGCTAAATTAACAAAGGTAGTCAtcaaatgcatatttattttcactatATCAAATCCTTAGGACTAACGTACTTATGTAGAACAAATCCcagattgaatttaaaaaaagtaggtaaataaataaatcctaagcTCTAGTATGTCAAAATCAAATCGTAGTTGTACGAATGCAAGTGATAGGCATTACGTTtcgtttttacaaaattaagtaattgaaaaatttactttcaatagtattacataatatttattaatatttaatttatctccattcctttcttaatataataaaaaaataacattgaatgtaacattaagtaaaaatatacatgCAATGTTATAAGTGTATTCCGTTCCTATTTTCTGATCGTAAGTATTAATATGCTGGAATGCATATCAAAACATGAAATAGGTTATAAAAAACTGTAGCTTTATACGTCAAAGAATTACttctcaattttatataaaatattgttttcaaacTATTTCTAAAGTAAATTAATCGTCGATTTGATATAATGTTACAAATGaaaccacaaaaaatatatttaacataaaatcgTCAACGTTTTTATCATACATCAACATTCCCGTTAGGCAACATTTATGAGAGGCGTTAATAATACGAATTTACCTATACAACGCTATCTGTTattaatacctatttttttatagtatagattaaaGAAGTATATAACTATAAATCGGGAAGAAGTCATTGAATTAAATAGTACACGTaagtaaagttattattttacaaattatttatataaggctttttaaaagtacattaaaaagcttatgttatagtaataaatatacgttatatataataatgtcaagATTGTTACCTAGAAGTATTCGTTTCGGTgactaaatttatttcaacaatattattatgtagttgTAATGGTCACTATTTggcgaattatatttattaaagcacAACTTTCGCTCATGACAAAACGTAAAAACGTATACTTCCTaagctaatttaaatttcgattgtGTTCTATATCacacaaaaattaataacaataaaaactttaaaaacagttttggtcctttatgtaaaattaactaGCTTTACTAGAGATTTTACAAAACTTGTATTAAGTATGTTGCATCATTGCATATATATGGAAAAATTTTCGTATGTTATCATATGtaacagtattatttattatatcataatattttttttatatttctttaactgTTATTAATTATGAACTATAACTATAATCCTAAGTAAATTTATAAGAGTAATGTGTagttattattaacaaacagGCTATATTCGCAGCATTTGTAAGTAAACTTGAACAATTTCTTATGTAGAAAATAAGTCATTGTTTgtaatgtacaataaaaaaaaatttgatgtcTAGAAAAGGTGTATCATTGATTCTCATACTGGTTTTTCTGTATCTGGAAATTCTAAACTAGCAAAGGCTTGAGGCTTGAAAGGTTTAATAAAGgtcttgaataaaaatattgttatttgattTAGTTAAAGATTGACAGTCATTACACGATGAACAACCAACATATAAAGATATTTGGAGTATTTTCTAATAATTAGAAATTAGCCTtagtaatttacattttacttattttctCTACTTAGGTGTGTTTACATGTTATTTAAGCCTGCCCTAAggattattaattcttatattgcGAATGTACTACCAATTTTgtatactaagatgttatgtctgcTTCCCTTGTCTGCTTTGCACTGAAATTTGACAATGTTACAGGTTTAATGAGATTGAGTTCAACAGGAGAaataaagctaaataaaaaatacatttaccaCACATATAAAACCacaggaaaaaaattaaattatctttattccatatttaaaatctgTTTCAAAGCTTTCTCGTAAAGGATAACATAGATCCTACCACATAAGGTTACCGTTACCAATACAAATTAAGtttttgattgatattttttactttccaGCACAAATCTAGACTTCAGCTGTCACCATGGCTGATGATATAGATATAGAGGAACATGATGTCTTAGACAATCCACATATCAAGAATATCTTTCCGGATATAACAAATATCAAGACTGAAGTGATTGACTATGAGGAAGGTAATGATTTGTTATggctaatattaatttatctatttgTAATCATTGTTCTCTAATCAACTTATCACTACTTTTgatatgtatttgaaataattatttactttcccCTCACACATAAATAGGCCCCTTATGACTAGCCTAAGTTATTAGATTCCTTCTAAGGGGTAGGAAATTCGAGAgacttaacatttattatacttttggtACTGGCATTATTAACtagtttacttaattattttatatatacttgaGGGTAAGGCCTTAATGCATTCTCTAAattggtgttttttttatagtattggttggcagacgagtatataggccacctgatgctaagtggtcaccatcacccatagacaatgaagctgtaagaaatattaattattccttacatcgtcaatccatgggaactaagatgttttgtcgcctgtgcctgtagttacaatggctcactcacccttcaaaccggaacacaacaatactgagtactgttatttggcggtagaataactgttgagtgggtggtacctacccagacgggcttgcacaaagccctaccaccaagtgtataTTTATTGCCATTGtgctaaatatgtatataccataATACTCTCCAAGATGCATGGAGTGTTGATAATGTTGtccaattaatatttcttacagtgccaaatAATGTCATAAGAGCCATTTCTTtgccatattttataatataatcttatttttataatagcttACAAGATtgttatacaaaaaaagtattagtATAGAAAGGTGATAACCTCCTGTATAGACAGGTTCGAATGATATTGGATTGACATTGGATCCAATTGAtaacattaaacattattaataaatctatttggTACCAAAACTAGAAACTGGACTAAAGGAACTTTTACAGTAGTCATTCCTTAACATAATATCCCAAACAATAATTAGCAAAGCTTACTTATTTAACTTCTTTGGTAGTGTAAATAACAATCCCTTTTAAATTCGTGAATATATGTTTTCAGAAAATATTGATTTCGATAATGAGAACTACGGGGTGCTCCAGTATGAAACCGACCCTGAGGACCTCGAGGACGAAATCCCTAATTTATATCAGAACAGAATAATCCTCGGATCAAAACCTTGTGCGTCCGACTCGTCGTCAGACGATGAAGAAACTGTGCCAAAACTTCTGGAAACTTTTGTGGTGTTGGAAGACTGGGGTATTCTACTGGCAAACAATCCCTGTTACTGTCATAGCTGCCAGATTTTATTTCCCACCGAGAATGCGCTCGACTCCCACAAAATGACAGCGCACTCGTTCCTTATAGCAGTCAGGAATAACAAGGCGATTAAGAGTACAAGCAAAAGTTCCATTTCTGCCAGATTGAAATTCGAACCGGATTTGGAAGAAACGAGCGACAATCTCTGCAATCATTGTAATGTCGTGTTTCCAGATGAGATAGCTCTACTGAAACACTCATACGAATTGTTGCCAAGGAAATTTGCATGTGACTTCTGTGATCTAGTGTTCGAAAGTGAAGTGTCgtgtaatatacataaaatggtACATTCGAGCGTTGAATGTTTCCGCTGTCCTATTTGTTCGTGCTACTTTAAAtatgtgaataaattattgAGTCACGTGACGTATCAGCACCGTACTGAGCTCGCTGATATACCGGAGCGCGTGATAACGAACTATAAGTGTGCCTTCTGTGTCGCGAAGTTCAAAAACAATAAGAGTTACAATGGTCACATACTGTACCACCATCCAGAGTTCTATAACAAAACAGAGGACCAAGTTGAAAACGATAAGTTCAAGTGTCTTCCTTGTAATATAACATTTCCGTCTGCCTATTCGGAGAAGATCCACCGGGCCGCGCAGCATACAAGTAAACCGAATGACGTCATCAATCGTCAGATAAAATTGGAACCAATGTCGCCCAAGAAAATTTCGCCTCAAAAGATTGACTTAAATCGACGACCAATACCAAAATCGACTTTGTTCAAATGCAATAAATGCCAACTGCACTTTGTATCGTGTATCGTTGCAGTCGAACACACGAAACGCTGTGTGCTTAAAAAGGGGGAGTGGAAGTGTAAGAAATGTCGACGTTCATTCAAACTGGTCGATCGTCAAAGTCATACCACCCAGCATAAATCGAGCGATCGGTTCAAAGTTATAACGATTGAAGACGATACTCTGAACAAACTAGTGTGTCGGTGTGTATCCTGTAAAATTTGCTTCGATGAGAGAACTCTGCTGAAATACCACATAAACGGCTGTATGGGGAGCAATTCAGTGCAGTGTAATTTATGCAATTTTCGTGTACACGAGCATGCGATTACGAAACATAAAAGAATACACAATGAGTTGGGTTCGGAACAGTTTGTCGTCGTTGATTTCGTCAGCGCCGATCAATTGACAACGGTGAAACCCGAAGTGATGGCGTTAAGTCGTGTTAAGAAAGAGCCACGTCAGATGAAGAAGGAGAAGTTCTACTACTACTGCCCCACATGCCAGTGTTTCATGAAGGTGAATAAGTTACCAGACAAACATAACATTGGGAAATGCAACACGGATCTCATGAAACGTATTTGCAAGTTGTGTGGTCTCAAATTTTCGACCAAGAGCTTTCAGACGCATAAAAAGGAGCACAAGAAATTCCCCCACCTAAAACTTCGTGATCTCACTTTCAAGAACACGCAGAGTTTGAAGAAAATCAACCCACCGTTTCCAGATTTCAAGAAGTGTTCCAATTGTAACGTGAAGTTCTTCAGTGGTATGGCTCTCAAGAGCCACGTGTGTGACGTCGAGGAAGCTAAGATATGTGTTTATTGCGGTGAAAAGTTCAGTGACCTCGCGTATAAGCTACACGTTCCATTTCACGAATATTGCGGCGCGAAGAAGCAAGTCTTCACCGAGAATATACCGGAATTGATAAAGAAATACGAATCTCTAAAAATCGTCTGGAATATTCTCTACCTCTGTGAAATCTGCGACACGATTCTCGACGATTACGACGAAGTAGTCGAGCATAGTCAGAACCACTTTTGTAACATGGAAAGCTACAATATCACTATAAATCGTTGTTCGATATGCGATATACAAATTGTCAGCACGTGTTACGAGAAACATAAACAATTGCATTTAGCGAACAGTGTCACTAAAAGTTCCTTCAAAATTCTTCGATACAACTACGATGCACTTCTAACTGACGATTGGTTTGACATATTTAAAGGATTAGCGAAGGAGCAAGTTGatcagattttaaataaaagcaaatataaaCACACGAGGAGTGTACGAATGGATTTGTTGGTTGATGGGCCGATTGATTTGACGATTTATCAATGCGTTGTATGTAAAATCATCGTTGATTGTAACGCAGTCGCCGAACATGCCCAGAATAGTTTGAATTGCGTTAATCCGATCAAATTTAATTGCTCAATGTGCCACTTAAGTTTTTCAACGAAAACCTCTCTGAATAATCACTGCTATTTGCACGAAAAGCATTTGATCACAAATAAAACGTTCAGAATTATCGCTTTCAATGATGAGAAAGATCTGTATGTAAATGATTCGTTGAGATCGAAGATGAATCCTGAGAGTCTCAAGTTTATTCGGTGTCAGCATTGTGGTAAACTTATAAACAAATCAAAGTACAAAAGACACGTCGAATATCACACTTACATGGCCAAGAAAACGTCAAAGGAAGGCAAGAATCAGCCCAAGTTCTTAGTTCGTTCCAAATACAAAAAGGCCGATCTGTCAAAAGTACACAATTTCTATAAATGCAAAAAGTGTGGAGTGTGCGTTTTCAGAAGTAACGTCGTGAAACATTTCTGCAGTACAAACAAGCAGAAGAAACAGTGCACGAAATGTCATCTGTGGTTCAGATCGTCGCATATGAACAAACACCTAATGTATCATGATAAATTTAAGCTCACTAAATACAATATCAacgtttttctatttaaaaatggcAAAATTGAAAGAGAACGCCGCAAGGAAGACCAGGTGGTCCTGTATCAGTGCTCAGACTGTTCCGTATGTTTGCATAgagaaatgaatataaaaaggcACATATGCATCAGTGATAACTACCAGAAAGTATGTCGGTTATGCGAAATGCCATTCCATTGTTCTCGCATGCAAATCCACGAGAAATTCCACGAAGATAAGCATTTCACGAAGAGTAATGTACTTATAAAAACGTTCAAGAGCAAAGATGTACTGAAAAAATACCCACAAAAACCAAAACCAGCAACTCATTTGACGATTGCAAAATATAGAAAAGCAACAGTGATTTCGAGGAATACgaaatttactaaaaacaaaCCAAGAACCGAGGAAAACGATCCGGTATTCCTGAGATACGCACACGTGAGAAACTTTAAATGTAAAGAATGCAATTTGCTTTTTGTAACGCCTTCCGCCTTACTGGAACACTTGACCACCTGTTCGACGGACAATTACGGCGTCAAATGTGACTCATGTGGACTTATTTTCCATCAATCAATGATAAATATGCACAAGAATTTGCAAAGATGTGGCCCACGAGGCGGTAAATTATTTATCGTCACCATAGACGCCAAAGATGGGGATAAATATGACGATACCAAGTCTTTATATCGTTGTAACAAGTGTGGTATACACTTTACATCATTCAGAGCCATGTTTAATCACGTCAAAAGCGATCACATCATTGTTTTGAAGCCTGTGAAATGTGATGTTTGTAATCTTTTGATGTCATGTCACAGTTGTCCGAGGCATAAATTAATCCACCATGACAGACATTTAGGTCTATCTGATCTCATAATGCTCGACGTAGTCGATATGAGTTTGACTAAAGCTTTAAAAGATCAATcgaataaaatagttaatattgtcGATCATGTAAATGATGTGGATGAATCCGATGCTGAAGATAAACGAGCTATCAAAAGGAAAACTTGTGTCGACGAAGAAATacccaataaatatataaaactgagtactgtttcAGAAAAAGcggtgacaaatttcattgatgAAATTTACAATTGTGAAATATGTAATCTGAACTTTTTACATAAGAGAACATTGGAACGCCATATCAACGAAGGTCGTCACAATGAAAGGAAATTCAATTGTCCAAAATGTAAATTGATATTCACTCAAAATTCATTGACGCGTCATATTAAACTTCACCACGATGCAGACGACTTATCGATTACTCATTATGAAAGGAAATCGTTACCCTCTGATCGTTTAGAATTCGAAGTAAATAGAAGTGTTAACAAAGGATTGAATAATGAAACGAATAATGAATTAGTCGATATCGACTGTGATCCTGAATTGGATGAAactgatgataaaaaagtaactGTTAAAAGACAAAGCTGTATCGAAGTTGAAATTcccaagaaaaatattaaactaaatgcGTCTTGCTCAGAAAAGACAGTGCAAAGTTCACCTAGTAATAGTCTTATTGAAGAAATTTACAAATGCGAGATCTGTAACCTAAATTTCTTACATAG is part of the Vanessa cardui chromosome 30, ilVanCard2.1, whole genome shotgun sequence genome and encodes:
- the LOC124542079 gene encoding zinc finger protein 91-like produces the protein MADDIDIEEHDVLDNPHIKNIFPDITNIKTEVIDYEEENIDFDNENYGVLQYETDPEDLEDEIPNLYQNRIILGSKPCASDSSSDDEETVPKLLETFVVLEDWGILLANNPCYCHSCQILFPTENALDSHKMTAHSFLIAVRNNKAIKSTSKSSISARLKFEPDLEETSDNLCNHCNVVFPDEIALLKHSYELLPRKFACDFCDLVFESEVSCNIHKMVHSSVECFRCPICSCYFKYVNKLLSHVTYQHRTELADIPERVITNYKCAFCVAKFKNNKSYNGHILYHHPEFYNKTEDQVENDKFKCLPCNITFPSAYSEKIHRAAQHTSKPNDVINRQIKLEPMSPKKISPQKIDLNRRPIPKSTLFKCNKCQLHFVSCIVAVEHTKRCVLKKGEWKCKKCRRSFKLVDRQSHTTQHKSSDRFKVITIEDDTLNKLVCRCVSCKICFDERTLLKYHINGCMGSNSVQCNLCNFRVHEHAITKHKRIHNELGSEQFVVVDFVSADQLTTVKPEVMALSRVKKEPRQMKKEKFYYYCPTCQCFMKVNKLPDKHNIGKCNTDLMKRICKLCGLKFSTKSFQTHKKEHKKFPHLKLRDLTFKNTQSLKKINPPFPDFKKCSNCNVKFFSGMALKSHVCDVEEAKICVYCGEKFSDLAYKLHVPFHEYCGAKKQVFTENIPELIKKYESLKIVWNILYLCEICDTILDDYDEVVEHSQNHFCNMESYNITINRCSICDIQIVSTCYEKHKQLHLANSVTKSSFKILRYNYDALLTDDWFDIFKGLAKEQVDQILNKSKYKHTRSVRMDLLVDGPIDLTIYQCVVCKIIVDCNAVAEHAQNSLNCVNPIKFNCSMCHLSFSTKTSLNNHCYLHEKHLITNKTFRIIAFNDEKDLYVNDSLRSKMNPESLKFIRCQHCGKLINKSKYKRHVEYHTYMAKKTSKEGKNQPKFLVRSKYKKADLSKVHNFYKCKKCGVCVFRSNVVKHFCSTNKQKKQCTKCHLWFRSSHMNKHLMYHDKFKLTKYNINVFLFKNGKIERERRKEDQVVLYQCSDCSVCLHREMNIKRHICISDNYQKVCRLCEMPFHCSRMQIHEKFHEDKHFTKSNVLIKTFKSKDVLKKYPQKPKPATHLTIAKYRKATVISRNTKFTKNKPRTEENDPVFLRYAHVRNFKCKECNLLFVTPSALLEHLTTCSTDNYGVKCDSCGLIFHQSMINMHKNLQRCGPRGGKLFIVTIDAKDGDKYDDTKSLYRCNKCGIHFTSFRAMFNHVKSDHIIVLKPVKCDVCNLLMSCHSCPRHKLIHHDRHLGLSDLIMLDVVDMSLTKALKDQSNKIVNIVDHVNDVDESDAEDKRAIKRKTCVDEEIPNKYIKLSTVSEKAVTNFIDEIYNCEICNLNFLHKRTLERHINEGRHNERKFNCPKCKLIFTQNSLTRHIKLHHDADDLSITHYERKSLPSDRLEFEVNRSVNKGLNNETNNELVDIDCDPELDETDDKKVTVKRQSCIEVEIPKKNIKLNASCSEKTVQSSPSNSLIEEIYKCEICNLNFLHRRTLNRHVYEGRHNEKKFKCPQCDLIFTQNSLTRHLKLHHYPDYTTTQIRKTASPKVIDKSVDDAEANVNVIQSVVTEEVKAATNFQQTNKTVNKLYKCSGCDVYFTFADACQDHVTNHVSLDPTEYIACKLCDLQFLCEYLGSHMKGHREKTFSIDELIVEEYHINDGKIKVDTYSAADRLKSKLVTTTTHFDTEDEKNEKDESTVDSTGSITESKANYLDDAISNDDSPSNDAEVNKDGNDVEIVTAPSSEAENMLEVKSTSLISSDIS